The Lemur catta isolate mLemCat1 chromosome 6, mLemCat1.pri, whole genome shotgun sequence sequence AAGGCTGATGCAAACCCAACTGTGGCAGGACCAGGCTGCCTCCCCTGGAACCGCACTGGCTAGATCACCAAGCATTTATGGCTTCCTGATGTGATGCGATGTGAAGTGTGTACAGCCACACCCTGACATATTCTTGCCTAAAGGCTGATCCTGAATCTGAGCCTTGAGCTCTGCCCTTCTGGTTTACAGAAGGTGAATGGGGGTGAGGAGGTGGAAAAACAGGTTAACTGATGCCACAAGGGAGCAATTAGAAAAACCCTAAATGAAGTGGAACACACAGACAGTTGACCAAGTTTCTCCAAAATACCTTTGACTTGAtagactgtgagcttcttgagTACAAAGAACATCCTTTATCCATCTCTATATCCCTGGTCATCTTCCAAGTGCCTAACACAGGGTGGTGCTGAACGAAGGAGGGAAAACATGGATGTGAGCAAGCCAGAGTTTCATTGCCTTTCTGTCACAGGGCCTGCACAGAGATGCCTTAATCCCAGCCTCACACCATAGCAACTTTTtctgtattagttttttatttttttaaattcttcaaaattCATTAAAAGGTATCCTGATAACTTGGCAACTAGTCAAATAATTAGACAATTATACTTTATTAATTGTACTGTAGTAGGCTCATTAAAGATTAATCTTTAAAAGGTGACAATTCTGCCCTCTAGGAACTTAGGTTCTATGAAGACAACATAACAGTgataagtaataaatataaatattaaacaaaaattattttctttccctctctcctctcaacacacaaacacactgcatgcacacacactgtgttgttcatatttttaattttctgtatgttataatgttttgacatcttaaaaacCTTTCTGGCTGAGGAGACCACCCCTCTCCAGACATCCAGTTCTTAGAGACCACAAAGGGCTCAGCCTGGAGTAGGCCTTTCGTATGCAAAGTGACCAGTGCAGAGCTGGCCTCCTCTGGCCCATACTGTGTTCCTCTGCCTCAGTCATcctgcccagccaggccaggcacCAGGCGTCTAGGGACCACTCCTGTAGCTTAGAGCCTGCCGCAGTTATTGAAGACTAGCCAGGCCTCACTGTTTACCACGCCCTGTCTTGCCTTTCCCACGGAAGTCCCAATAAAGGCTCTAGCCTAGGCTTTTCCTTGCTCCTGACGCCTTGGTGGCTTCCATGTGTGGCCCCGCGTGGTGTGGCACGCCTCTCGTTTCCAGTACCTGTAAGTAGAATGAAATGTGTTTTCCTCAGACTTCCCTGTGTCTCCTCTGTGGCCTCACCCGACTGACCATGACATAGGAGAtcacacgaacacacacacacacacacacacacacacactcagaaacATCAGAAACATACATGGTTTTGAAGATTTAATTTAGATCATCACTTTATAATATATCTACAACTTGAAATAGTTTGCCCCTCATTTTGTTTGCCCTTCAGAATCTATTATATGTATCCTTCAAGGCCCAgtaaaaatgtcacttttttacGTGGAGTTTTCCACGTAAAATTAATTCTTCCCAATGAACTCCCCAGTCTATGACTATTTAGaacttattttgttcttcttcatttattacatttaagtCAACATCTCTCACTACACTGTAAGCTCAGTTAAAACAATGTTCTATTCATCTTTATGCCCCACAGATTTGTTGTTATACTGTTGacataaaatgcaaatgtctAATTAATGTATAGACTGTGCTTTTCTGTAAAAATCAAATACATGTTGTTATATACATAATGTCAGTTGCTCCAGCCATGAgataaataaggaagaaattattccTTCTGCCATTAACAGCCCGATTACTCTGTTAGCAactttcaagtatacaatatattgttattaactgtagtcatcatGGTGTACAGTAGACCTCTTGAACTTATTACTCGTGTCTACCTGGAATTTTGTGTCGTTTGGTCAGCATCTCCCCAatcttctcccctccctcagcccctggcagccaccattctactttctgctcctgtgagtttgacttttttggattccacatataagtgagatcgtgcagtgtttgtctttctatgcctgacttattttgcttaacataatgtcctctaggtccacctatgttgttgcaaatgacaggatttccttctttaaagCTGAGTAGCATCCCATTGTatatatgtgccacattttctttatccgctcatctgttgatggacacttaggttggttccctgtcttggctattgtgcatagtgCTGCAGTGGACGTAGGGGCGCAGATACCTCTGCAACAGactgatttcacttcctttggataaatacccagaagtgggatttgccggatcatatggtagttctgtttttaattttttgaggaacctccatactgttttccataatggatatggcaatttacattcccaccaacaatgtacaaaggttcccttttttctacatcctcaccaacatttaatGTTTCACCTTTTGATAGGAGACATTCTACTGTGAAGtttgaggtgatatctcattgtggttttaatttgcatttccctggtaattagtgatgttgagtattttttcaaatacctgttggccatttttgtgtcttcttttgaaaaatgtctattcaggtcctttgcctgacccatttttaaatcaggttgttttaTTACTGTTGacttgagttccttatatattttggacattaaCCCCTCATCAGATGTATGATgtgcaattattttctttcattccacaggttgtctcttcactctgttgtttcctttgctgtgcagaagctttttagtttgatataatcccatttgcttttgttgcctgtctttggggtcatatccaagaaatcattgcccagcccaaggtcatggagctttttccctatgttttcttctagtagttttataactttaagtcttatgtttaagtctctCTAGAAATCTTAAATTTATGAAAATCCCAAGAATCagtaaaactaagaaaaatttgGGCTATTGGTATATGATATTGGTAAGTGAAGTCTAGTGACACCAGATACAACTTTTTGTAggaagttaataaaataatttgaaaaccatATTGTGGCCAATATTTTATGCATTCTCCTCTGAGAAATAACTTTCTATGAATCAGCTTTAAAGCAGCAATGATGTTAATTTGCGCTTCATTCTTCTTTTGCCTCCTTCCTATTCAATTTCTAGTTGAGGTGCAAGTGAGTAATAAAATAACCAAAGCTCAGTAAGAAAAGGAACCAGGGCCAGAAATGAACTACAGGCTGCAGTTAGACTTGGAGTATTCAGAAGTGGACTATTTTGTGTTCTGTGCTTTAAGACAAGAGTTAACAGTTCTTTCCTGAATATAGTTATAACTCATTTATGAAGTTATAGAAATTAAGTGTCTTTtgatattgaatgaaaaaaatttaaaaagtataaaaaagatatctactTTTTGTACTTCTACTGTGTTTTCTTTCAGACTATCCTTGAGGCATAGATATacatatttgtgtttgtgtgtgataAAATGGGATTACGTGACAtagtttttgaagttttaaaaaactgcctCAGGTTCTATGAAGAATCCATGATTCATTATTTTGGAAAAGTGTTCTTTCCCAAGTATTTTAAAGATATGTTGGTCTGCAGCAGCATAGAAAATTAAACAACTGGAAAACAAGCTACAAACTATTGAGATGGATGATTAATTCTGAGCAATTTGATAAGAGGGAGCAATTTTTACATAAAAGCATGGGTAGGTAGACAGCTGTAGTGacataaaaaacaacttttagagATACATTTGAATTAGCGGAAGCTGTCAGAGGGTTATGCATATCAAGAGACAAAGCAGCCTCTTTGCCCACATGGATATGTGCAGAGGGAAGATgggaaaaatctgtttttctttggttGAAATTCAGTGTTCTTGaacatagaaaacaaagaagtaCAGAAAGGGTGATTCAGTGAAAGTTAAGCATCCACTTTCTTTTAAATAGCCAGGGGAAGTTAAAGGCTTTTCATGCTATAGTTTTGTAAGGGACCATATCTTAGGCTGTGTTCTTGTCTTGCTTCTCCATGTGTTGGAAAACCAGGCCAGTGGCTCCATGCGGCCATACCACTAAGTACCATCGTTCAcctaagaattagaaataatactTTATGATTTATAAAGTGATTTGACATCTCACTTAATGCTTGTGCCAAATATCCAAATTATTGGCAATGCTTGGAAGgaaataatttgtcttttgtaTGGGTAACCTTACAAACCTAAGTGCACACAGTAGTGATAGGCCCCATACCCCTGGATCTTTGAATTAGAAAATACACCCCAATAACTGTAAAACGCATTGGGAACCATGGGTTCCTGAGGGACAAGATTGTGTTTAAAGTACATTCCATGTCAGGTACAGTATGAAAAATTTTCTGGCCAGAGGCCTTGACTGTACAGTTGAAACTAACAATGCTAGCGAGTCTACAGTACAGAAGAtggaatttttatattgttttatttggtGCTTTTGCAAAATAGACACCAACCTCATTGCTATGCTCTTTTTGTTATGAATCCTACTGTGTTAGCAATTGCATGGCTGGTTAGATTAATGTATGATAATGAGTCAGTGTTTGAAATGAGGAGGcttgtctcttgtctctttctctACAAAACTCTAATTTGTAGTAAGTGGTTCAGAACACTCAGATTTGAATTATTCTGTTTATGCAAgaagtcatttattaaataaagatgatgttagcaattttaaaatcagtGGTTTGAGTCAGCTCTACTTTTTGGTTTGCAGACCAAAAAGGTTTAGTTGCTTTGATAAAATATACTCAACATCTCTCCAATTTTATTATAAGTCAACTGCCAATGGAGGGGAAAACCCTACTATAATCCAGACACGTTATTTAAGGAATAGTGTCTATAACTGTTTATCATTGAAAAGCATTAGACTACATATTTGTAAGCTGTTACTTCTTAAGCATATATACAGCCTTTCAATTACCCAAGTATCTAAGAGCCTCTCAGTCCTACAGGTCAATGCTGTTGGTAATATTTTAGAGCACTGTCTAGTGCagttacaaaaaattaaatttgaactCGATTTATACTCAAATATAGCTCATTCAGAGAAATTGAAGGGATTTTCCTTTGTGcataaaaatgtatcataaaatGGCCATCTACCAATTAGATAAGAAGCAAGAAggtatattcttttaaaaagactaaagcTTATTTCATACCAAAAATgaagtgagtttttttttccgTTTCAGTGTAAAACCTGTTCTGAGCCAAAAAAGATAACCAGTTCGTCTGCCATCTATGACAACCCCAATCTCATCAAACCAATTCCAGTGAAGCCCAGTGAAAACCAGCAGCAACACACACTTCAGCCCAGCCAGGTACAAACTCCGCTGCTGTTCATACTCGGTGTCTCTGTGGGCTCCCAACGAGCTTTGACCCAGAGCGCAGTCACGGGAGGGCCTGGTGCTGCTGAAGAATGCTTTATGGCAAATCCAGGAAAAAGAGATTTcaaattagagatttttttaatgattgttaACTTACTCTTCCTAGAAAAGggttaaaatttttacttttggcATTTACCACGTTCTGTGCTACTCTCTTGTGGACTTGAACTCCTTAAaagataaagtatttttttaaaaagcagcaggcAACTAATAACATTGTCAGAGGTGACAGGAACATTACCCTTTGGGTCCATATTCTTCTGGGGTAGGTGCTTTGCCAAGGCCACTGACAGAACAACCACCGAGGCGACAAAATTGAGTTCACCATTTCTGGCGCCGCCCTAATACCAGGTACAGCGTTGGGTGTTGTGTCTGCAGAGTGGGCCTGCTCTGAGGGAGCTCGCAGTCTGAAGGAGTGTGTCAGATTCCTCCGCAGACCTGATGACTTCTTGCTGTGTTTGCAATCTAAAGTATGAACATTATAGCAGCTTTTATATCAGTGTGTATATTTTGCAGGGtaatacagcaataacaaaaattgcTAATCTGCAGGTCCCATTGTTGATTGTAAACATAATGTGGCTGTGTCATTTTATCATGGTTATTCTTaaagaggctttttttttccacaaaaggAATTAGTTTAAATCAATTGTGAAAATGAACATGGagccaaaatacataaagactAGCTAATGAAAGTCTtacattgagttttaaaaaaataagtcttttttgatttttttttagctctgttCATTATTTGCTTTCCAtggaaagtttttattatattctaataGAGAGACCAGAATATGTTGACTGTAGAATGAAGCTTATGTTTTCTTAGTGCAGCAATGCAGAAAGCAACAGGAAGAGGTAGAGATCCTACGGAGCAGAAAGGAAGTGGCTTTGTGTCTGGCCAGGCCAAGGTCGACTCTCTGTgtctgatgattttttaaatgctaccATTATATAGTtgaaaggatcaaatgagattaaaTTCTGTGAAAAGGAGTTCTGAAATCCTCATATTCCTGTGTATTCTCAATATCTCCTTGTGGTCTGCAGGGTTAGATAGCTCCCTGCCGAAGAGACTGGTTACCTTTTACTGTGTATAATTTCATATCACAGTGGTCCCCAACTGTGAAACCCCAGACCCCTCAAGGACCGTATTTTATCATTCAACAGATATGAAAATATAACAACTGTCTTGGAGATGGTGGGGGAGAATGCTGTGATaaattttgacattaaaaaggaagtctcacatttttaaaattttttataattaaggtTTTTATCCTCTCTAATCAATCCTTTGTAAATAGATACAATCATTAAGTTATGTTTCACGGCCCACCCATATAAAAAAATTGTATGTGGACCCATTCTcaggtatttttatgttttccaggTCTCAGACCCTGCACCCCAACACTTATCCTTGACAGCTCTGTTTGGGAAGCCGTACAAAGCTACGTGTCAGGGAGCCCTGGAGCCTCCACAGTCCctccaccagcagcagcagcagcagcagcagcaggagaagtTTCCAGTCCGGCAGGGGGTTGTGCGCTCCCTGTCCTATGAGGAACCCCAGGGCCACTCGCCGGCCATGGAGAAGCAGCTCTGTCCGGCCATTCAGAAGCTCATGGTCAGGAGCGCAGACCTGCACCCACTGTCAGAGCTGCCTGAAAACCGGCCCTGTGAGAATGGCAATCCCTGTTCTTCGGGGGAAGTTTTTACGGGACCTGCCCAGCCAGAGTCCCACCACGACACTGGGGTTGCTCCTGGTGTGCAAAGTGCTCCCAGAACTCAGAGCCTGTTAGAGAAACTTCAGAGAGCCCCGGGGGCAGCGCACTGCAGCAGGGCCCCCACGTCTGCCACCCCTGTGGCTTCAGGAAGGGGTCTGGCTCAGCCGCCACCGGTCTATTTCAATGGGTCCCTTCCACCTCAGACACTGGGACATCAGGCTCATGGAAAGGAACAGTGCACGCTCCCAGGACAGCCACTGCCCCTGTCCGGCACTCAGACAGGCAGTTCTGGAGTGATCTCCCCTCAGGCGTTGCTGAGAAGGCTGCAGCTTgtgcagcaggagcagcagctgcaggcAGCCAACCGCCCTTCCTTGGCAGCCAAGTTTCCCGTGGTCATGCAGAGCTCTGGAACAGGCCGACCCTTGGAATCCTGGATCAGCAAGACATCCAGCACAGAAAAGCAGACCCCTCTTTTTCAGGTGAGTTTCTACTGGGGGCAGGGAgtcagggagggagaaagaaagaaaagaaagaaaaagtgtaaCTATAATGCAGTGAAATTTAGAGTCCACTTCTGTGCTCTAGGGACCACGTATCACAGACATTTCTGTAGAGAACAGGGTGCCAAAGGCCACACCTGTGCGTCTTGATCGCCTTAACTTTCTGCCTGGAGGGAGAATCTTCATTTAGCTTAGCAATCTGGGAACTCCCCGCCCCCTTAATTTATTTGTAGAGTTAAATTTTCATAATGTTACAATGTCTACAGGCCAGCATAGACATGGAAGAATACCCTAGTCTTTGACTAGGGAAACTTGGTCTGCTTTGAAATCATTCTGGGACACCAAACATCTGACCTCTTGTTTTTTCAGTACACGGTAAAttgttgtttattcatttgtttagtaaatatttttgagcatttacGACATGTCAGGCATGGTGCTACGTGTGGGTACAGAGTGATGAAGGAAATAGCCTCCCTTCCTCTGGAGAGCCTGAACTCCTGTAGGTTTTGCAACTAAACAGAAAACATATTAACTCCTTAAAGGTACagcctgtttttatttctctatcatCAGTGTAGCTTAATGAAAATCAGAGAGGGATAAATACACCACCCACCTCCGTGCACCCCCACAAACTGCCAGAGAGGGGGAAATAttgtaatatttagaaattttctcTCCTTTAGAGAAGATGGTTCTCTGTATCCATCAATAACTTGCAACATTGAGAAAACCACAAGCTCTTGATTGTCTGCCTGTGGGTAACACCTGGAGACCAGCCTCTGAATGGTTTTCCCTTTGGATTGATACAAATGGATTGCAAATGCATTGGGTTTAAAAATTGGAAAGTTCTTCCTACTTATCACATATATCATTGGACTTTTTGTTATGTAGCTTTTAATAGTCCCTTaaaaatctttcacttttttgaaaACAGGGATCTTAAGCATGTCCTGTGAGTCTTTGTATATGTGAGCCCCTGAGTCAAAGTGTtatcatgtattatttattaaaatcccAGATCTGAGTCCCtatatatagaaacaatattGGCAACTAACCCTCATCTTCACTTCAATGTAATATTGTCCctctttaaaatttctgctttttttcctctttgctgatTAGAATTTGATAATTAGGGTTAATAGTCTGACTTAAATTTCTGCAGgtatagttcttttttcttttcagtactCACAAATGTCAAGAGCCAGGTAGGGGAAGTGCACATTGTGTCAGCCCACGCCGTGCTCTTAATGCCGCGAACCCCGCTCCGGGAGCAGGAGTCTCAACACCCCTCCTCCAAATGTCACATAGGGACGAGTTAAAAGGAACAAACAACCTATTTTCTGCTAGGCTAGTTTTTGCTCAAAAAGATGCTAAGGGagtgattataaaattatagcaaCTTCTAGATGGTGGACTTTTATCTCGCTTTCAGGAGTTCTTCTGCGgtataaggagaaagaaagaaaaagaaaacattctttttcttacctGCGTTAGAAACGAATGATAGCTGTAGGAGTCAGGCAGGTGGGGATCAGAATGTCGCTTGCGTAACTGAGAAGGCTGTCAGCACGCTGGGCTGGGGTCAGACGCGCGGACACACAGTCCCGGCAGCACCGCGCAAGGCCCGTGCCGAGGCTGCCGGCAGCGCAGCCGGGATGAGCAAGCGGGCCGTGAGAAGAGGGCCCGGGCCGGACCCCCGAGTCACTCTCCCTCCCAgagaggggtgggggacaggccGGGGATGGGGTGCCCCTGGCAAGCAAAGGCAGCGGCTCGCGCGGGTTGTTAGACCTTTAGGCCAGAGGAGTGGACAACGAGGCCTGCAGAGAAGGCCACCGTCCCAAACACGTGCTGCTAAAGAGTGATGGCGGGCCTGGAAAATAAAATGCTCCTCAGGAGGCCAAGCGTTTTATGCAGCGGGAGCCATGGCCACCCCAGCAGACTCTCCCAGAGCTGCCTAGTAACGACGAAGGGGAAATACTTGGGGAACTGAGCAGGAATCAGTGATCCTCTAAGTTCTTCCTACCTAGTGGAGCTGTAGACAATTAAGAGTTAAATTCCTCTGTGTCCCCTGCCGGGAGGGGCCTCTGTATCTGGCTGTCTGGGTTCCAGCGAGCTGCCCCTTCACCccgccctgtgtgtgtgtgtctgctctaCGCAGGTCAGCTCACCTCAGCACAGCCCTGTGGCAGCGGCTGCTTCTCTGCTCATGACCCCTATGGTGTTCACGCAGTCCTCCTCTGCGCCAGCCAGGGAGAGGGCTGGCAGGCCCTCGCCTGCGGGGGGCCAAGAGCCACCTGTAGCCACCACCGGCCTTCTCCTGCCTGTGCGGAGCCCGGAGCCCTCTGCGGTCACCCGCGGCCCGCTCACCAAGCTGCAGCTGCAGGAAGCACTGCTGTACCTCGTTCAGGTAAGAGGGGCACGTggtctcccttcctgcctccccgaGCCCGTTGACCTACTGGTTGCAACTGTGAAGGAAAGACTCAGCTAGCTGCTGCCTATTTAGTCCTCCCTGAGAGTAAGAGGTAGCAACCCACCGAAAGCCCGACGGCTCCTGTGCTCAGTCAGCGAAATGACGTCAAGAACGCTGATGGCAGCTTTGGGTGTCCCGACTCTTCAGGGATTTTGTAATTTGGAGGATTGACTAAAGCCTCCACCTCGTCACCTATCGGAAAAGAAGGAAGCATCCGCTGATGATTAAGCCGCTACCGAGAGGCCTCTGGGTGCTGCAG is a genomic window containing:
- the DCP1B gene encoding mRNA-decapping enzyme 1B isoform X2 codes for the protein MWKEPCLFIQVSIYGIWFYDKEECQRIAELMKNLTQYEQLKAHQGAGAGPSPVIPSSGEGTEVDILRMLTKAKDEYTKCKTCSEPKKITSSSAIYDNPNLIKPIPVKPSENQQQHTLQPSQVSDPAPQHLSLTALFGKPYKATCQGALEPPQSLHQQQQQQQQQEKFPVRQGVVRSLSYEEPQGHSPAMEKQLCPAIQKLMVRSADLHPLSELPENRPCENGNPCSSGEVFTGPAQPESHHDTGVAPGVQSAPRTQSLLEKLQRAPGAAHCSRAPTSATPVASGRGLAQPPPVYFNGSLPPQTLGHQAHGKEQCTLPGQPLPLSGTQTGSSGVISPQALLRRLQLVQQEQQLQAANRPSLAAKFPVVMQSSGTGRPLESWISKTSSTEKQTPLFQVSSPQHSPVAAAASLLMTPMVFTQSSSAPARERAGRPSPAGGQEPPVATTGLLLPVRSPEPSAVTRGPLTKLQLQEALLYLVQNDDNFLNIIYEAYLFSMTQAAMKKTM
- the DCP1B gene encoding mRNA-decapping enzyme 1B isoform X1 translates to MAAVAAGGLVGKGRDISLAALQRHDPYINRIVDVASQVALYTFGHRANEWEKTDVEGTLFVYTRSASPKHGFTIMNRLSMENRTEPITKDLDFQLQDPFLLYRNARLSIYGIWFYDKEECQRIAELMKNLTQYEQLKAHQGAGAGPSPVIPSSGEGTEVDILRMLTKAKDEYTKCKTCSEPKKITSSSAIYDNPNLIKPIPVKPSENQQQHTLQPSQVSDPAPQHLSLTALFGKPYKATCQGALEPPQSLHQQQQQQQQQEKFPVRQGVVRSLSYEEPQGHSPAMEKQLCPAIQKLMVRSADLHPLSELPENRPCENGNPCSSGEVFTGPAQPESHHDTGVAPGVQSAPRTQSLLEKLQRAPGAAHCSRAPTSATPVASGRGLAQPPPVYFNGSLPPQTLGHQAHGKEQCTLPGQPLPLSGTQTGSSGVISPQALLRRLQLVQQEQQLQAANRPSLAAKFPVVMQSSGTGRPLESWISKTSSTEKQTPLFQVSSPQHSPVAAAASLLMTPMVFTQSSSAPARERAGRPSPAGGQEPPVATTGLLLPVRSPEPSAVTRGPLTKLQLQEALLYLVQNDDNFLNIIYEAYLFSMTQAAMKKTM